A genomic window from Elaeis guineensis isolate ETL-2024a chromosome 3, EG11, whole genome shotgun sequence includes:
- the LOC105040613 gene encoding trihelix transcription factor ENAP1-like isoform X1, translated as MEGRETKPPPPNPAMPYREDCWSEGATAALIEAWGDRYVELNRGNLRQKHWQEVADAVNSRRGAARRPPRTDVQCKNRIDTLKKKYKTEKAKIADGAVESPWPFYPRLDALIGDSFPAKKPLPSHPPSPPLALPLPFHRKGSPLPAAAAAAAAAAAAARPLDSKEKRPAATALPVDDAFFRRNYSAAAAAAAERESESSSRSSVERSRSSRERIARGLKRRREGYGEGFRQLARAILRLGEIYEKIEEEKQQQMIDLEKQRMEFAKGLEFQRMQIFVDSQVQLEKIKRSKRVDAGEHGSSSGAIHFLFGSPVFNV; from the coding sequence ATGGAGGGGAGGGAGACGAAGCCGCCGCCTCCGAACCCGGCGATGCCGTACCGGGAGGACTGCTGGAGCGAGGGAGCGACCGCGGCGCTCATCGAGGCATGGGGGGACCGCTACGTCGAGCTCAACCGCGGGAACCTCCGCCAGAAGCACTGGCAGGAGGTCGCCGACGCCGTCAACTCCCGGCGGGGTGCCGCCCGCCGCCCGCCGCGCACCGACGTCCAGTGCAAGAACCGGATCGACACCTTGAAGAAAAAGTATAAGACCGAGAAGGCTAAGATCGCCGATGGCGCCGTCGAGAGCCCGTGGCCCTTCTACCCCCGTCTCGACGCCCTGATCGGTGACTCCTTCCCCGCCAAGAAACCTCTGCCGTCGCACCCGCCGTCGCCTCCTCTtgctctccctctccccttccaCCGCAAGGGATCCCCCCTCCCGGCGGCTGCGGCCGCCGCAGCCGCTGCCGCCGCCGCAGCGCGCCCTCTGGACTCGAAGGAAAAGCGCCCAGCGGCCACCGCGCTCCCCGTGGATGACGCCTTCTTCCGGCGGAACTACTCCGCGGCGGCCGCGGCCGCCGCGGAGAGGGAGTCCGAGTCCTCTTCGAGATCCAGTGTGGAGAGGTCCAGGTCGAGCAGGGAAAGGATTGCGAGGGGGTTGAAAAGGAGAAGGGAAGGCTACGGAGAGGGTTTCCGGCAGCTGGCGAGGGCGATCCTAAGGCTGGGGGAGATCTACGAGAAGATAGAAGAGGAGAAGCAGCAGCAGATGATCGATCTTGAGAAGCAGCGGATGGAATTTGCTAAGGGGCTGGAGTTCCAAAGGATGCAGATCTTTGTGGATTCCCAGGTCCAGCTGGAGAAGATCAAGCGATCCAAGCGAGTTGATGCTGGTGAGCATGGGTCTTCTTCCGGTGCTATTCATTTTCTTTTCGGATCTCCCGTGTTTAATGTGTAA
- the LOC105041473 gene encoding EP1-like glycoprotein 2, protein MASLFPTSLFSLSLLLLFLSTTIAHAKVQTFTYVNEGEFGPYITEYDANYRVLPIATSPFQMAFYNTTPDAFYLALRMGTTRSESTFRWVWEANRGRPVRENATFSLLSDGNLVLADADRRVVWSTATANKGVVGLKILPDGNIVLYNAKGRFLWQSFDHPTDTLLVDQSLYVGGPTKLVSRKSTTDGSFGIYSLVLESGGLAMYINDLTPKPLPYYNYSDGIFSFSGNSVKLESEPETEDAFAYEVRLVEDQGTIILARPKYNATLSFLRLDVDGNLVVYTYYDPVDYRAWEETFAFFSDETGRLSGCALPRKCGGFGVCEDEMCVACPSPTGLLGWSKGCAQPSLGACKGGAGVDYYKVLAVENFLTGYTRGEGAVKVEECKRRCGLDCKCAGFLFWEEESRCWLAPVLGTLAKVDNASHVAYVKYIK, encoded by the coding sequence ATGGCTTCTCTCTTCCCcacctccctcttctccctctccctcctcctcctcttcctctccacCACAATAGCCCATGCCAAGGTTCAGACCTTCACTTATGTCAATGAGGGAGAATTCGGCCCCTACATAACGGAGTACGACGCCAACTACCGCGTCCTCCCCATAGCCACCTCCCCCTTCCAAATGGCCTTCTACAACACCACGCCCGACGCCTTCTACCTCGCCCTCCGCATGGGCACCACCCGCTCCGAGTCCACCTTCCGCTGGGTCTGGGAGGCCAACCGCGGCCGCCCCGTCCGTGAGAACGCCACCTTCTCCCTCCTCTCCGACGGCAACCTCGTCCTTGCGGACGCCGACCGCCGCGTCGTCTGGTCCACCGCCACCGCCAACAAAGGCGTTGTCGGCCTCAAGATCCTCCCCGACGGCAACATCGTCCTCTACAACGCCAAGGGCCGGTTCCTGTGGCAGAGCTTCGACCACCCCACCGACACCCTTCTGGTCGACCAGTCCTTATATGTCGGTGGGCCGACAAAGCTCGTCAGCCGCAAATCCACCACCGACGGCTCTTTCGGGATCTATAGCCTCGTGCTAGAGTCCGGTGGACTCGCTATGTACATCAACGATCTCACCCCAAAACCACTCCCTTACTACAACTACTCGGATGGCATATTTAGCTTCAGCGGGAATTCGGTGAAATTGGAAAGCGAGCCGGAGACGGAGGACGCCTTCGCGTATGAAGTGAGGCTGGTGGAGGATCAAGGCACGATCATACTGGCGAGGCCCAAATACAACGCCACCCTATCGTTCCTAAGACTGGACGTGGATGGAAACTTGGTGGTGTACACCTACTACGACCCGGTGGACTACCGGGCGTGGGAGGAGACCTTCGCCTTCTTCTCGGACGAGACTGGGAGGTTGAGCGGGTGCGCGCTGCCGAGAAAGTGCGGCGGCTTCGGGGTGTGCGAGGATGAAATGTGCGTCGCGTGCCCATCGCCCACGGGATTGTTGGGTTGGAGCAAGGGATGCGCGCAGCCGAGTCTGGGGGCTTGCAAAGGAGGAGCAGGGGTGGATTATTATAAGGTGTTGGCGGTGGAGAACTTTTTGACTGGTTATACTCGAGGGGAGGGGGCGGTGAAGGTGGAGGAGTGCAAGAGGAGGTGTGGCTTGGATTGCAAGTGTGCGGGGTTCTTGTTCTGGGAGGAGGAGTCGAGGTGCTGGCTGGCTCCGGTGCTCGGGACGCTTGCTAAGGTCGATAATGCCTCGCACGTGGCTTATGTCAAGTATATCAAGTGA
- the LOC105040613 gene encoding trihelix transcription factor ENAP1-like isoform X2: MEGRETKPPPPNPAMPYREDCWSEGATAALIEAWGDRYVELNRGNLRQKHWQEVADAVNSRRGAARRPPRTDVQCKNRIDTLKKKYKTEKAKIADGAVESPWPFYPRLDALIGDSFPAKKPLPSHPPSPPLALPLPFHRKGSPLPAAAAAAAAAAAAARPLDSKEKRPAATALPVDDAFFRRNYSAAAAAAAERESESSSRSSVERSRSSRERIARGLKRRREGYGEGFRQLARAILRLGEIYEKIEEEKQQQMIDLEKQRMEFAKGLEFQRMQIFVDSQVQLEKIKRSKRVDAESYLS; encoded by the exons ATGGAGGGGAGGGAGACGAAGCCGCCGCCTCCGAACCCGGCGATGCCGTACCGGGAGGACTGCTGGAGCGAGGGAGCGACCGCGGCGCTCATCGAGGCATGGGGGGACCGCTACGTCGAGCTCAACCGCGGGAACCTCCGCCAGAAGCACTGGCAGGAGGTCGCCGACGCCGTCAACTCCCGGCGGGGTGCCGCCCGCCGCCCGCCGCGCACCGACGTCCAGTGCAAGAACCGGATCGACACCTTGAAGAAAAAGTATAAGACCGAGAAGGCTAAGATCGCCGATGGCGCCGTCGAGAGCCCGTGGCCCTTCTACCCCCGTCTCGACGCCCTGATCGGTGACTCCTTCCCCGCCAAGAAACCTCTGCCGTCGCACCCGCCGTCGCCTCCTCTtgctctccctctccccttccaCCGCAAGGGATCCCCCCTCCCGGCGGCTGCGGCCGCCGCAGCCGCTGCCGCCGCCGCAGCGCGCCCTCTGGACTCGAAGGAAAAGCGCCCAGCGGCCACCGCGCTCCCCGTGGATGACGCCTTCTTCCGGCGGAACTACTCCGCGGCGGCCGCGGCCGCCGCGGAGAGGGAGTCCGAGTCCTCTTCGAGATCCAGTGTGGAGAGGTCCAGGTCGAGCAGGGAAAGGATTGCGAGGGGGTTGAAAAGGAGAAGGGAAGGCTACGGAGAGGGTTTCCGGCAGCTGGCGAGGGCGATCCTAAGGCTGGGGGAGATCTACGAGAAGATAGAAGAGGAGAAGCAGCAGCAGATGATCGATCTTGAGAAGCAGCGGATGGAATTTGCTAAGGGGCTGGAGTTCCAAAGGATGCAGATCTTTGTGGATTCCCAGGTCCAGCTGGAGAAGATCAAGCGATCCAAGCGAGTTGATGCTG AGAGTTACCTAAGTTAG